The genomic window AAAAAATCTGCAGCTTTACAACACTGATCCCTTTTTCCTTGGTGTATGGAAACTGAGGAGTTTTATCTGAGGATTTCATAATACTTCCATCAGAATAAGTAACTGTCCAGCTATATTTATATTCATTATTAGAAATATTTGGGAAGAAGTTTACAATTCCGTCACCAAATTTTCCTTGCTTAAAGTCCGTTATTTCAATATCACAATTTTTGCTAGTATAGATATTTTGTTTTACATCTGTTGATGCTCCATTGATTGCATTATCATAGTCCTTTCCATCCAATATTTCAATAGTCTTACTACATTGAACCATTCCTTCTGAAGTAAGCGTTGAAACAGATATCAACTGGCGTCCTACATTATTGGCTTTTAGCTTAATGCTGCTAAGTTTGTTATCTCCTATTATTGTTGCATTCTTACCGTAATTAGTCCATAAATGACAATCTTTACATTGCCCTATTTCGGGAGAAATACTGTAAGTTTCTTCATCCTGAACTTTTAGTATTGATTTTCCGGTTATGGTACACTGCGAGAATGATAAACCGGAAATTAAAATACCGATTAAGATTAATAATTGTTTTTTCATGATTATGTTTTTATAAATTATACCTGAATCACTCCCAAATTAAATTTCTCGGTGATTGGTGCATTATTCGCTGCTTCAATACCCATAGAAATCCATTTTCTTGTGTCAGTCGGGTTGATAATAGCATCTGTCCAAAGTCTGGCTGCCGAATAAGTAGCCTCCGTTTGTTTTTGATACCTTTTTGAGATGGTATCTAATATTTCGTTGTGCTCTTCTTCAGAAATTTCTTTTCCTTGTTTTTTCAATGTAGATTCCTGGATTTGTGCCAATACTTTTGCAGCCTGAGCTCCTCCCATTACAGCTAAATCTGCCCAAGGCCAAGCTACGATTAATCTAGGATCATAAGCTTTACCACACATTGCATAATTTCCTGCTCCGTAAGAGTTTCCTGTGATGATGGTAAACTTAGGCACCACTGAATTGGAAACGGCATTTACCATTTTGGCTCCGTCCTTAATAATTCCTCCGTGCTCTGATTTGGAACCTACCATGAAACCGGTAACGTCCTGTAAGAAGATTAATGGAATTTTTCTTTGGTTACAATTAGCAATAAACCTTGTCGCTTTATCCGCCGAATCGGAATAAATTACACCTCCAAACTGCATCTCACCTTTACCGCTTTTTACCAATTTTCTCTGATTGGCAACAATTCCTACAGACCAGCCATCAATTCTTGCCGTAGCACAAACAATACTTTTACCGTAATCGGCTTTGTATTCTTCATATTCAGAATTGTCGACTAAGCATTTAATGATTTCGTAAGTATCATATTGCTCTGCTCTGGAAACAGGCATGATTCCGAAAATATTATCAGGGTTTTCTTTTGGCGGGAAACTTTCAATTCTGTCGAAACCTGCTTTTTCATTACTTCCGACAGACTTCATAATATTTTTGATTCTATCTAAAGCATCTTTATCATCTTTAGCTTTATAATCGGTAACTCCGGAAATTGAACAGTGTGTAGTTGCCCCTCCTAAAGTTTCATTATCAATGCTTTCACCGATGGCAGCTTTTACCAGATAACTTCCTGCAAGGAAAATGGAACCTGTTTTATCCACAATCATTGCTTCATCGCTCATAATCGGAAGATAAGCACCTCCTGCAACACAGCTTCCCATTACTGCTGAGATCTGGATAATTCCCATAGAACTCATCTTTGCATTATTTCTGAAAATTCTTCCAAAGTGTTCTTTATCAGGGAAAATTTCATCCTGCATTGGTAAATAAACACCCGCAGAATCTACCAAATAGATGATAGGAAGTTTGTTTTCCATTGCAATTTCCTGCGCTCTAAGATTTTTCTTTCCTGTAATTGGAAACCAGGCTCCGGCTTTTACTGAAGCATCATTGGCAACAATAAGGCATTGTCTTCCGGAAACATATCCCATAACCACAACAACCCCACCGCTCGGACATCCGCCGTGTTCCTGATACATTTCAAATCCTGCAAATGCTCCAATTTCTATGGAATCTGAATTTTTATCGAGAAGATATTCAATTCTTTCTCTTGCTGTCATTTTTCCTTCATCACGAAGCTTTTGAAGTCTTTTTTCACCTCCACCTTTTTTAATTTCGGCTAACAGGCGGTTGATTTCTGATAATTTTAATCTGTTTTGATCTTCTCTTTTGTTGAATTCAAGGTCCATAAAAATAAATTCATTTTATGGGCTAAAGATACTATTTTTAAAAGGAATTTTAACTGAATTAAAACAAGTGTTTAAAATATTGGTTTTCAGAAAATTGTGATATTTTTAACATGCAAATATTTTTATATTATTGATATTTTTTTTAACTTTACACTAGAGTATTGGAGGTATATTCTCTATAAAAATACTCTAAGTTCCTAGTTTATTTTTTTAATAGTTTATTATTTGAAAGGCCCTGAAAGTTGAGCAAATTTTCAGGGTTTTTTTATATAAAACTTAATTAATCTATGCAATATGTTAAAGCGATTTGTAAATTTGCCTATTAAAAATTAAAAAGAAGTAGGATATGCATAAGCTGGCACTCTTTAGATTGCATTTAATTGTTTTTTTGTGGGGATTTACTGCAATTTTGGGAAAACTTATTCATGCCAATGCGCAGATTTTGGTTTTTTACAGAATGCTGTTTGCAGCGATCTTTCTCTATGTTTTTATTAGAATTTATAAGAAAGAAAGCATAAAAGTTTCTAAAAAAATATTTTTTCAGCTGGCAGCAATAGGCTTTGCAATGGCGCTTCACTGGTATTGTTTTTTTTATTCCATTAAAGTATCAAATGTTTCAATAGCATTGAGCTGTCTTTCATTATCTACTTTATTTGCATCGATTCTGGAGCCTGTTATTTTTAAAAGAAAGATTGATGTTTCCGAAGTGGTAATGGGATTGGTTATCGTAGCCTGTATATTACTGATCTTTAAAACTGAATTCCAGTATAAAGAAGGGATTTTTTACGGAATCCTGTGTGCCGTGTTTGGAACTGTATTTTCTGTTTTCAATGGGA from Chryseobacterium camelliae includes these protein-coding regions:
- a CDS encoding acyl-CoA carboxylase subunit beta, which encodes MDLEFNKREDQNRLKLSEINRLLAEIKKGGGEKRLQKLRDEGKMTARERIEYLLDKNSDSIEIGAFAGFEMYQEHGGCPSGGVVVVMGYVSGRQCLIVANDASVKAGAWFPITGKKNLRAQEIAMENKLPIIYLVDSAGVYLPMQDEIFPDKEHFGRIFRNNAKMSSMGIIQISAVMGSCVAGGAYLPIMSDEAMIVDKTGSIFLAGSYLVKAAIGESIDNETLGGATTHCSISGVTDYKAKDDKDALDRIKNIMKSVGSNEKAGFDRIESFPPKENPDNIFGIMPVSRAEQYDTYEIIKCLVDNSEYEEYKADYGKSIVCATARIDGWSVGIVANQRKLVKSGKGEMQFGGVIYSDSADKATRFIANCNQRKIPLIFLQDVTGFMVGSKSEHGGIIKDGAKMVNAVSNSVVPKFTIITGNSYGAGNYAMCGKAYDPRLIVAWPWADLAVMGGAQAAKVLAQIQESTLKKQGKEISEEEHNEILDTISKRYQKQTEATYSAARLWTDAIINPTDTRKWISMGIEAANNAPITEKFNLGVIQV
- a CDS encoding DMT family transporter, yielding MHKLALFRLHLIVFLWGFTAILGKLIHANAQILVFYRMLFAAIFLYVFIRIYKKESIKVSKKIFFQLAAIGFAMALHWYCFFYSIKVSNVSIALSCLSLSTLFASILEPVIFKRKIDVSEVVMGLVIVACILLIFKTEFQYKEGIFYGILCAVFGTVFSVFNGKMFGKTSSGNIIFYEIFCGWSMLMVIYLFSGQIFHMNEISYRDIALICLLASVFTAFPMLESVKLMKYISPFTLILTVNLEPVYGIILAFFIFGESEHMSSIFYIASFVMILAIVINGFIKAKKQKQLN